The genomic interval ATCGGGGTGAGAGGATTTGAACCTCCGACATCCTGCTCCCAAAGCAGGCGCGCTGACCAAGCTGCGCTACACCCCGAATCGCGACCAATAAACATCCACTATCAGCATATGTCAAGTGCTCTAATCTTAGTTTGTTCGATCAGAAAACAGTCTTGCCATTTGAGTGCTTTCACGTACATTATAGCCCTATGCAGAAGATTAACCTGCTGGGTTACAACCAGTCACAGTTGGAAGAGTTGATGCTCTCTTTCAGGCAGAAGGCTTACAAGGGGAGACAAATCTATAGCTGGCTGTATAAGGTCCGACAGCATGATTTCCACCAGATGACTGATCTGACAAAGGATATCAGGCATCGTCTGGATTGTGAATACACATTCGATCTGATGAAGCTGGAGGAAGAATTAGTTTCGAAGGATGGCACCCGCAAGTTTCTGTTCCGTCTTGATGACGGCTATCCGGTTGAAACCGTTCTTATTCCTGGTGCCGACCGGACGACTGCCTGCATATCGGTCCAATCGGGATGCGCTCTGGGCTGTCGATTTTGTGCGACCGGCACTATGGGTCTTTTGCGTGATCTGACAACAGGTGAGATGGTTGGCCAATTGTTGGGGTTGCGTGAGAAGTATGGTAGTGATGCCTTTACCAACGTGGTTTTGATGGGTATGGGGGAACCACTGACGAACTTGGACAATGTTCTGGGGGCTCTTAGTATCATCATGGATGAACAGGGCGTTTGTGTTGGACATCGCAAGGTCACTATTTCTACGGTCGGGATCAGCCCCGGTATCCGTCGGCTGGCTGATAGTAATTGCAAAGCCCGTCTGGCGGTTTCGCTTCATTCTGCTATCCAGAAGAAACGGGAGCAACTGATGCCGGTGGCGCGGAGTTTCAACCTTGAGAACTTGATGGCCGCTCTCCGTTACTACACGCAAGAAACGAATACACGCGTTACGATAGAATACATTCTGTTCAAGGG from Candidatus Zixiibacteriota bacterium carries:
- the rlmN gene encoding 23S rRNA (adenine(2503)-C(2))-methyltransferase RlmN, translating into MQKINLLGYNQSQLEELMLSFRQKAYKGRQIYSWLYKVRQHDFHQMTDLTKDIRHRLDCEYTFDLMKLEEELVSKDGTRKFLFRLDDGYPVETVLIPGADRTTACISVQSGCALGCRFCATGTMGLLRDLTTGEMVGQLLGLREKYGSDAFTNVVLMGMGEPLTNLDNVLGALSIIMDEQGVCVGHRKVTISTVGISPGIRRLADSNCKARLAVSLHSAIQKKREQLMPVARSFNLENLMAALRYYTQETNTRVTIEYILFKGFNDSMGDVKALTRLLQGLPCKINVLAYNPVPGLDFTRPSEEEVDEFARMLYPRLPAVMVRKSRGSDVNAACGQLAARRQERRD